In Chanodichthys erythropterus isolate Z2021 chromosome 7, ASM2448905v1, whole genome shotgun sequence, a genomic segment contains:
- the LOC137022909 gene encoding uncharacterized protein, with product MMSSALLLNLLLLVSIASAGHHYGGSVTFSPKGANADGSMRVEFRIKRTYDWCDYGWWYCASGNCGNEYTNGQGQIDSSSNGRSAYTNSWCQTETVVTRNIYGNTPFDLHVPQNCPRTYHLMAYDPDGDQVRCRYGNQQQVECATCNQPSGFNINQDACTLDYSYTYNRGVYGFELILEDFPRKHTTLAYTDGSSSYRCSLNGRYRRSIGSTAYPWYYQQTTVFYYYSFIVVVVATATIVHHSTYNYAMVVVATATIVHHSTYNYAMVVVATATIVHHSTYNYAMVVAATIFYYYRFIMVVATATIDHRSTYNYAMVVVAPATIDHNSTNNIPVVVVAADHNHNHNNKLTTTVHDYHRVSDVIISGPLNITKHALSTGEYAIRWTPTRNELGDHFPVCFVAESMSGSSIYQSEMRCVIVNVGHQTVDANVICTGTNIVIEIEQLHSVGLHKDYLRLNDPACTLDSNGTHVLANFSLNACGTMIEEDDQYIIFKNEIFSTDDPNSIITRKHEVEIEFSCRFEKKNNISLEFTARRHTTTITERGFGTLTYSFGLFRTANYYQEIDVIAYPAEYELGEMIYMQIESQSSINNTELFVESCVATPFNDPNYQTSYTIIQDGCILDETVEFYTSHQPMVRFGLQAFQFIGMHEQVFISCSVILCEANNPNTRCSQGCVNSTVAPPSHHHRKREAPIQTGSHLVSQGPLRLKRSVEGEVSSSVLNLNLVFIAGCLLAAIGMVCGVLIYKTRRPEVKYQPLQTNDI from the exons ATGATGTCCTCAGCACTACTGTTGAATCTTCTGCTTCTGGTGTCCATTGCTTCAGCAGGACACCATTATGGAGGCTCAGTGACCTTCAGCCCTAAAGGAGCCAATGCAGATGGgagcatgagg GTTGAGTTTCGAATCAAGCGAACCTATGACTGGTGTGATTATGGTTGGTGGTACTGTGCCTCAGGGAATTGTGGCAATGAATACACAAATGGACAAGGTCAAATCGATAGCAGCTCTAATGGCCGAAGTGCTTATACTAACAGCTGGTGCCAAACGGAAACTGTTGTCACAAGAAACATCTATGGAAACACACCCTTTGACCTGCA tGTTCCCCAAAACTGTCCTCGTACATACCACCTGATGGCCTACGACCCAGATGGTGACCAGGTCAGATGCAGATATGGAAATCAGCAACAAGTTGAATGTGCCACATGTAACCAGCCAAGTGGTTTCAACATAAATCAA GATGCCTGTACACTAGACTACAGCTATACCTACAACAGAGGCGTCTACGGATTTGAGCTGATTCTGGAGGACTTCCCAAGGAAACACACCACTCTGGCCTATACTGATGGCTCCAGCTCTTACAGATGCTCTCTGAACGGAAGATACAGAAGGTCAATAGGCTCAACAGCATACCCATGGTATTACCAACAAA caacAGTCTTCTACTACTACAGCTTCATCGTCGTGGTGGTGGCAACAGCAACAATCGTCCACCACTCCACCTACAACTACGCCATGGTGGTGGTGGCAACAGCAACAATCGTCCACCACTCCACCTACAACTACGCCATGGTGGTGGTGGCAACAGCAACAATCGTCCACCACTCCACCTACAACTACgccatggtggtggcagcaacAATCTTCTACTACTACCGCTTCATCATGGTGGTGGCAACAGCAACAATCGACCACCGCTCCACCTACAACTACGCCATGGTGGTGGTGGCACCAGCAACAATCGACCACAACTCCACCAATAACATCCCAGTGGTGGTGGTGGCTGCAGACCACAACCACAACCACAACAACAAGCTCACCACAACAGTACACGACTACCATAG GGTTTCTGATGTCATTATCAGTGGTCCACTGAATATAACTAAGCATGCTTTGAGTACTGGAGAGTACGCCATCAGATGGACACCAACGAGGAACGAACTCGGGGATCATTTCCCTGTGTGTTTCGTTGCTGAGAGCATGAGCGG aaGCAGTATTTATCAGTCTGAAATGAGATGTGTCATTGTCAACGTTGGACACCAGACTG TGGATGCAAATGTGATTTGCACTGGGACCAACATAGTCATTGAAATTGAGCAGCTGCACTCTGTCGGGCTCCACAAAGACTATCTGCGACTCAACGATCCTGCCTGCACTTTGGACTCAAATGGCACTCATGTGTTGGCAAACTTTTCCCTCAATGCTTGCGGTACCATGATTGAG GAGGATGATCAGTACATAATTTTCAAGAATGAAATTTTCTCTACTGATGACCCAAACAGCATAATTACCAGAAAACACGAGGTAGAAATTGAGTTCTCATGTCGTTTTGAGAAGAAAAACAACATCTCACTGGAGTTCACTGCACGGAGACACACGACCACCATCACCGAGAGAGGCTTTGGAACCCTCACCTACAGCTTTGGGCTCTTCAGAACAGCAAACTACTACCAAGAAATAGACGTGATCGCATATCCAGCAGAGTATGAGCTTGGGGAGATGATTTACATGCAGATAGAGTCCCAGTCTTCCATCAACAACACTGAACTTTTCGTCGAATCATGTGTAGCGACACCATTCAATGACCCCAACTATCAAACGTCTTACACAATCATTCAAGACGG GTGCATTTTGGATGAAACAGTAGAGTTCTACACAAGCCACCAGCCAATGGTCCGCTTTGGCCTGCAGGCCTTCCAATTTATTGGAATGCATGAGCAG GTGTTCATCAGCTGTTCGGTGATTCTGTGTGAGGCAAACAATCCCAACACCCGCTGCTCCCAGGGCTGCGTCAACAGCACAGTCGCTCCACCATCCCACCACCATCGCAAAAGAGAGGCTCCCATCCAGACCGGCAGTCACTTGGTCTCCCAGGGGCCCCTGCGACTGAAGAGGAGTGTAGAGGGTGAAG TGTCCTCCAGTGTCTTAAACCTGAATCTGGTTTTCATTGCCGGATGTCTCCTAGCAGCTATTGGCATGGTGTGTGGTGTTCTCATCTACAAAACCAGGAGACCAGAGGTCAAATATCAACCTCTTCAGACAAATGACATTTAA